Proteins encoded in a region of the Anopheles ziemanni chromosome 2, idAnoZiCoDA_A2_x.2, whole genome shotgun sequence genome:
- the LOC131280994 gene encoding ubiquitin-related modifier 1 homolog, producing MDDSIDEEVISGGSTVTVEFSGGAETLFGGVKEHIVPLDGSKIVLLEEMLRWLRDNLLTGDPNLFLQDHSVRPGILVMINDTDWDLMGETEYILQPGDHILFISTLHGG from the exons ATGGATGATTCAATCGATGAGGAGGTGATCTCGGGTGGTTCAACCGTTACAGTCGAGTTCAG TGGTGGAGCAGAAACGCTCTTCGGTGGGGTAAAAGAACACATCGTCCCGCTGGATGGTTCAAAAATAG tatTACTCGAGGAGATGCTTCGGTGGCTCCGGGACAATCTGCTTACAGGCGATCCGAATCTTTTCCTCCAGGATCACAGTGTACGACCGGGAATCCTAGTGATGATCAACGATACCGATTGGGATCTGATG GGCGAAACCGAGTACATCTTACAACCAGGTGACCATATCCTCTTCATTTCCACCTTGCACGGAGGATAA
- the LOC131281235 gene encoding polyisoprenoid diphosphate/phosphate phosphohydrolase PLPP6 encodes MGDNVDSKTRLEEGRNIPPALKKLLEWDVVLTKQFVSFTLNFVPFRSLRAHCKVLEYSCHGIAWLAGWLAFCWMINRPEWYQMQVNLFIGLLTDIVMVAVIKAATRRRRPAINDDPLCFGPDKFSFPSGHVSRGVFITTFLIFLDPVMIVFWPPLLAWTVALCISRLILYRHHILDVIGGIILGLFNALLISILWFDQEGSVWLINWITDERVAGAEYHV; translated from the exons ATGGGTGACaat GTGGATTCGAAAACTCGCCTCGAAGAGGGCCGAAATATTCCCCCTGCGTTGAAGAAGCTGCTCGAGTGGGATGTGGTGCTAACGAAGCAATTCGTCAGCTTTACGCTTAATTTCGTACCCTTCCGGTCGCTCCGGGCACACTGCAAAGTGCTTGAATACTCGTGCCATGGAATCGCCTGGCTGGCTGGATGGCTGGCGTTCTGCTGGATGATAAATAGGCCGGAGTGGTATCAGATGCAGGTGAATCTGTTCATCGGTCTACTCACGGACATCGTGATGGTGGCCGTTATCAAAGCAGCAACCCGCCGACGACGTCCAGCAATCAACGATGATCCACTTTGCTTTGGCCCGGACAAATTTAGCTTCCCCTCGGGGCACGTTTCTCGTGGAGTGTTCATTACGACGTTTCTGATCTTCCTCGATCCGGTGATGATTGTGTTTTGGCCACCACTGCTTGCCTGGACTGTGGCGCTCTGCATTTCTCGCCTGATTCTGTATCGCCATCATATACTTGATGTTATTGGAGGTATCATACTTGGACTCTTTAATGCACTTCTCATTTCTATTCTGTGGTTCGATCAGGAGGGCAGCGTTTGGCTGATAAACTGGATCACCGACGAGCGAGTAGCTGGTGCGGAATATCATGTGTAA
- the LOC131291156 gene encoding acylglycerol kinase, mitochondrial, with translation MAFVLRFAKAVRNNWKKSTVFASALAYGVSYSNEKYEIKQLMRHYCAEASRYGDVKIGHNQQPPKVLVLLNPAANRKSSEEDFHNYCEPILHLAGFEVDVVKTDSEGHARRYVEELAVLPDALIVGGGDGTLSEAVSGMKRRADGTQCPVGVLPLGRTNTLATKLFAADSATSSDLENVRTMANAAYAVIAGKKEKKDVMRIEVLPNAADEKPPEKPVYAVGALQWGAFRDILALRDKYWYTASLRDYTAFLFNAFDGAHTWNCKAKLTYTEPCLGCSNCYKDMDEQWAATKKQEQQPRRWWSVFVPRTKTSPKTDYSKIVNENCSIRHEIEVDPSELVIKTGNVEDGSEEVDTKEKSMLNLVLGEQVDSSFGFIGNSWGRVKGRKFFECPATDNISIRTVELLPERIKVEETDPEMYYSIDNEAYEVRPVRITLVPKAVEVFTF, from the exons ATGGCTTTTGTGTTAAGATTTGCAAAAGCTGTTCGAAACAACTGGAAGAAGTCTACAGTTTTTGCTAGTGCGCTGGCGTACGGTGTGTCGTactcaaatgaaaaatacga AATCAAACAGCTTATGCGACACTATTGCGCCGAAGCATCGCGATATGGAGATGTTAAAATAGGCCACAACCAACAACCACCGAAAGTTTTAGTTCTTCTCAATCCAGCTGCCAATCGAAAATCATCTGAAGAGGAC TTTCACAACTACTGTGAACCAATTCTACATCTTGCCGGTTTTGAGGTGGACGTTGTAAAGACCGATTCCGAAGGACATGCCCGACGATACGTGGAAGAGCTAGCGGTTCTACCAGATGCACTCATTGTTGGAGGCGGAGATGGAACGCTTTCCGAAGCGGTGTCCGGAATGAAACGCCGCGCTGATGGAACACAGTGTCCCGTAGGGGTGCTGCCATTAGGTCGAACAAACACGCTTGCAACGAAACTGTTCGCTGCCGATAGTGCAACGAGTTCTGATTTGGAAAATGTTCGCACCATGGCCAACGCAGCCTACGCGGTCATTGcggggaagaaagaaaagaaagatgtCATGCGTATCGAGGTCCTACCGAATGCGGCCGATGAAAAACCTCCCGAAAAACCGGTATACGCCGTCGGGGCGCTTCAGTGGGGCGCCTTTAGGGATATTCTTGCACTGAGAGATAAATACTGGTACACAGCGTCACTGCGTGACTACACCGCTTTCCTTTTCAATGCCTTTGATGGGGCGCACACGTGGAACTGTAAAGCGAAGCTTACGTACACGGAACCATGCCTTGGGTGTAGTAATTGCTACAAAGATATGGATGAACAGTGGGCCGCCACGAAGAAACAGGAACAACAGCCTAGACGATGGTGGTCAGTGTTTGTGCCACGAACGAAAACTTCCCCCAAGACAGATTATTCTAAAATTGTTAATGAAAACTGTTCCATTCGTCATGAAATTGAAGTGGATCCTTCGGAACTTGTTATCAAGACAGGTAACGTAGAGGATGGAAGCGAGGAGGTTGACACGAAGGAAAAATCCATGTTGAACTTAGTTTTAGGGGAACAGGTGGACTCTAGCTTCGGTTTCATCGGTAACAGTTGGGGGCGGGTGAAGGGTAGAAAATTCTTCGAATGTcccgcaacggacaatattaGCATTCGCACGGTTGAGCTGCTACCGGAGCGGATAAAAGTAGAAGAGACCGATCCGGAAATGTATTATTCCATCGATAATGAGGCTTACGAAGTGCGACCTGTAAGAATAACACTTGTTCCGAAGGCAGTTGAAGTGTTCACCTTCTAA
- the LOC131281396 gene encoding MIP18 family protein galla-2, whose translation MTELENINPNVYKKCEDRKLTIDDENEDVVDPFDEREIFDLIRNINDPEHPLTLEELHVLEQSLITVDNEKNSIDILFTPTIPHCSMATLIGLSIKVKLLRALPPRFNVSVEINPGTHASEHAVNKQLADKERVAAALENTHLMEVINQCISAPLK comes from the exons ATGACCGAGCTAGAGAATATCAACCCAAATGTGTACAAAAAGTGCGAAGATCGCAAACTAACTATCGACGATGAAAACGAGGATGTGGTCGATCCGTTCGATGAGCGAGAGATTTTTG ATCTAATACGCAACATCAACGATCCGGAACATCCGCTAACCCTGGAAGAGCTACACGTCCTGGAGCAGAGCCTGATCACGGTGGATAATGAGAAAAATAGTATCGATATTTTATTCACACCAACCATTCCGCACTGCAGCATGGCTACGCTGATTGGGCTGTCGATAAAGGTTAAACTTTTGCGCGCTCTTCCGCCCCGGTTCAATGTGTCGGTAGAAATCAATCCTGGTACGCACGCATCGGAGCATGCCGTTAACAAGCAGCTTGCCGATAAGGAGCGTGTGGCTGCGGCTCTTGAAAACACCCATCTCATGGAGGTCATCAATCAGTGTATATCTGCTCCGTTGAAATAA